A stretch of DNA from Tsuneonella amylolytica:
GCGGACTTGTCCTTTTTCGCCAGCAGCGACTTGAAGTCGAAGCTGCCGAGGAGCGACTTCTTGCCGCCCGCCGGTTCGTCGCCCGCGTCCTCGTCGGTCGCGCCGATCACCTGGTCGGCGAGCTGGCGGATGGCCTGGCTCGCCTTGCTGGCGCGGTTGGCGTCGGCGAAGGTCTGACCGAGCTTGGCCGCATTGGCCGCCGCCTTGACGTCGTAGGGGACGAGAAAGTCGATCTTGCGTTCGATCGAGGCTTCGAAGTCGGCCTTGCTGATCTCGGCGACGCCGCCCTGGACCTTGTTGGCCACGACGATGGGGTGCGCGTGCGCGGCGTTGGTCTTGAGCCAGCTCAGGATGCGGATCGTGTCGCGCGCGCTCGCCAGCGTCATCTCGGCGGCGAGGACCACCACGTTGACGTCCGCCAGGAGGTGCGGGAAGTTGATCAGCATGTTGCGCGGCAAGTCGATGACCGTCATCTCGAACGCGTGGCGGAATTCCTCCTCCAGCTGAACGAAGGCGCTGCCGTCGGTCATCAGGGGGGCGTTGATCGGCGCTTCGGCCGACAGGATCGCCAGGTTGTCGTTCGCGCGGATCATGGCGCGTTCGATGAACAGGCCGTCGATGCGGCTGGGGTTGTCGATCGCGTCGGTCAGGCCGCGGCCCGGCTCGAGATCGAGCGCCAGTGCGCCGGTGCCGAAGTGCACGTCGAGGTCGAGCAGCGCGGTCGGCAGCTTGTGGTCGGCCGAGAACAGCCACGCCAGCGAGGTCGCCAGCGTCGATGCCCCGACGCCGCCCCGCGTGCCGACGACGGCGGTCGAGATGTGGCGCTTCACCGCATCGGGATCGTTCGACTTCGGCGCGGAGAACACCGCCTGCGCGTTGGTGAGGGCATCGCGCAGCTGGCTCGCCGACAGCGGCTTCAGCAGGTAGTCCTGGAT
This window harbors:
- a CDS encoding pilus assembly protein CpaE codes for the protein MNAPWKPGAGGRDPFAAFICDETALDTLRPVVIEMGWQPEKCAKGGLRNAVQSLSVAASPNILMVDLSESGDPLNDINALAEVCEPGTVVIAIGQVNDVRLYRDLLASGIQDYLLKPLSASQLRDALTNAQAVFSAPKSNDPDAVKRHISTAVVGTRGGVGASTLATSLAWLFSADHKLPTALLDLDVHFGTGALALDLEPGRGLTDAIDNPSRIDGLFIERAMIRANDNLAILSAEAPINAPLMTDGSAFVQLEEEFRHAFEMTVIDLPRNMLINFPHLLADVNVVVLAAEMTLASARDTIRILSWLKTNAAHAHPIVVANKVQGGVAEISKADFEASIERKIDFLVPYDVKAAANAAKLGQTFADANRASKASQAIRQLADQVIGATDEDAGDEPAGGKKSLLGSFDFKSLLAKKDKSAAKAEA